The sequence CTGTGCACAGGCCCATTCATTCTTCTTGCCAAGTCCCACTGTAAAACACGTCGAACAACATACTCCTCTTGGTTTGTGACACAGCATATATGAGATGCCTTCAGGGTGGTGGATCTTCACATGGAATGCTACTGAGGTGCCAAATAAGTCAAATGGGGGAAGAGGTAAGAATATTAGAAGGATGGATCTGAATAGATGCAGCCATTGGCCAGATTGGGCCAGTAAGGATTTGATTCAGCATAGCAAACCTCTTCACTCACTGTTCCTTTGATCTTCCTCCGATCTTATTTTGCAACTGTTTGTTTTTCATGAGTTTGTTCCAGTATGGGAAACTTGGTAGCTGTTTCTGTATTGTGTTGTGGAGCAACAAAATAAGTCCTACTGTAATAATCTGTGCTTGCTTCCAAGCAAAGGCTGTTCCATACCTGTGTATTTTTGAAACTGTTTGTCCAAGATGCTTAGAAGAGTGCAGGGTACAAGGGGAACATGTTATTATCAAGCATAAAAGGATAAGAACAcaagacaagcctgctggataAGGCCATGGCCTCTCTGGTGCAGCACCATTTTCCCACAGTGGCTGAGAAGACtcctgtgggaagcctgtaagctggacatgagtgcagcagcactctgcccacctgcagttgCCAGAAACCGGCATTCACAGTCATAATGCCTTTGACAATGGAAGTAGAATGCAGCTATTGTGGCtggtagctgttgatagccttgttgttgttgttgtttagtcgtttagtcgtgtccaactcttcatgaccccatggaccagagcacaccaggcattcctgtcttccactgcctcccacagtttggtcaaactcatgctggtagcttcgagaacactgtccaaccatctcgtcctctgtcgtccccttctccttgtgccctccatctttcccaacatcagggtcttttccagggagtcttctcttctcatgaggtggccaaagtattggagcctcagcttcaggatctgtccttccactgagcactcagggctgatttccttaagaatggatagccttgttgatagccttgtcctccactaATTggtctaattttcttttaaaggggTATAGTTTGGTGGCCACCATTGCCTTCTGTAGGagtgaccatagctgtcaacgtttccctttttaaaagggaaattcccttattccaaataggattcctcgcaagaaaagggaaaagttgacagctatgggagtgagttccacagtttaattatgttttatgtAGGGTGTGGATCAGTTGTTACTTGGAAGTGACACAAATCAATACAGCAGGACTTAGTTTTGCAAAAGCATGCATAGTTTTACATTGCACACCAGGCAGCAGTGTCGTACTTTGTTAAGAATGACTCTTAAACAGGCAAAGACTCACAGCTGTGATAGGCAGGAAGGCAGATGTTACTTCCTTTTGGTATATGTAAATCTCTCTGTCATGTTATGTAAATCTTTCTGTTAGGGTGAGACTGTCTTTCCAGAGTGGTGcttactctggttatctcctgcttggactactgcaatgcgctctacgtggggctatctttgaaggtgacctggaaactacaactaatccagaatgcggcagctagactggtgacctggagtggccgctgagaccatataacgctggtcctgaaagaccttcattgactcccagtatgtttccgagcacaattcaaagtgttggtgctgaactttaaagccctcaCCGGcatcggcccagtatacttgaaggagcatctccacccccatcatttagcccggacactgaggcccagctccaagggccttctggcggttccctcactgcaagaagtgaggttacagggaaccaggcagaatgccttctcagcagtggtgccctccctgtggaatgttctcccaccagatgttaaggagataaagaactatgcaacttttagaagacgtctgaaggcagccctgtttagggaagctttgaatgtttgatgtttcattgtgtttttaatattcttttgggagctgcctagagtggctggggaaacccagccagattattCAATTGAAGATGGAACTGGCCAATGAAACTGAAGTAACAGAATTCATTTTGCTGGGATTTGGAGGTGGACAGGTGAAGCGTTTGCTGCTGCTCCTTTTTTTGACTGTTCTTTATGTGCTCACTTTGGCTGAGAATCTGACCATTATCACACTGGTGGTTCTAGACTCACACTTGTCACGACTTCCCATGTATCTCCTTCTAAGCACCTTCTCCTGGCTGGAGATGTGCTACATGAGTGCCACTGTACCTCGCATGCTCTTTGATCTGGTGTCCCCTCATGGGACGATCTCTTTCCAGGCTTGCTTCTTCCAGTTCTACATCTTTTTCTCTCTTGGTGCAACAGAATGTTTATTCCTCTCAGCCATGGCATTGGACAGGTACTTGGCCATATGCCACCCACTGCGCTACCCACAAATTATGTCCCAGGATGCCTGCTGTGCTCTGATGGCTGCTTGCTGGATCCTTGGCTTCCTGTGGAACATTGTCCCAGTAACTGTGATCTCCAGGATGTCCTTCTGTGGATCCAACATCATCAACCATTTGTTGTGTGATCCTGGGCCACTCCTGTCTCTTGCCCGCCCCCCACTTGGAAATGGTCCTCTCATCCACCAGGTTTTTGTGAATGTTATGGTTTTAGGCAACTTATTTTGCATTCTGTTGTCCTATGGCACTGTGGTTTTCACACTGATGAAAACCTCTAACCAAGGCAGTCGTAGGAAGGCTTTCTCCACCGTATCGTTCCATCTAGTAGTGGTGAGTATTTTCTATGGTTCTGTGGCAGGAGTATACTTAGCTGCTCCAGGTGGAGAAAGCCACTCAGATGTGACAAAGGCAGCAACACTCTTCTACACTGCTATCACACCTTTCCTCAATCCTCTGATCTATTCTCTGAGGAATGATCAGATGAAAGAGACTGCGGGGAGGTTGTTGAAGAGATTGGAGAAATGGAGGTGTATTTGAAAACACGGATAGCATGAAAATGTtgcaaagcaaaaacagaaatgAGTCTTACTGGTGCAAAACCTGCATATCAGAGAGAGGGCAAGCCTAGAACCACGATGCATTGGGAGGTTTATCACTTgcattgctttgtttgttttacattAGGGAGCATTCATAAATGGTATACCCTACCTTCATTCTGAAGTGGCATAATCCATCCTGCCACCTGAAATTTTATCACCTCATTTTCCTGCAGGAAGAGACCAGGACTCAAAGTGGGGACAGAGGTAGAGCAGAGTCTGATGTTTACCTGGTAGCTGAGTGGAACTACAAGGACATCTGCTGTCAGCATCTGAATTTCAGACACAAATGTTAACTAGGCAGAAACTCTGAGAGAATGTATTATGCATCTTTCCCTCTAATGCTGAACTTGGGATGGGCCATTCTAATTATTTTGTATGCAAATCACACACACCTCAACAAACAAAAGAGAGGAATCTGCATATTTGGGACATGTAGAAGTACCGTAAGTAAAATTCATTGGGGGTGGCGGGTAGAGGAGAAACTCTCCCTCCAAAAGAGGTCAGGGGATTCTGGTTTGAGGAATGTCTGACAGAGGTGCTCCCCCACTAGTTCCCTGCTAGTGAAGAGTGATAAGAGATTGTCAGTCTGACTATCTAATCCCCACCCCCTCAGAATTAGCATGCCCTCAGATGTTCTGAAGAGGCACCTGTCATTTGTCCTGGGGAAAAGAGAATATTTCTGAGGGACGTGAAGGAACCCAGAACAAGGATTGTTTCATCAGCTTGACACTGCATAAAccactttttaattaaaaagcttCAGGTCTGCACCCTCAGTCTTTTAATTATTATAGAAATAGGGAAATAAATGTTAATTGGACAAATTATCTGGCAATTAAACACCACAAAGGTGATAATTTATTTTTTGATGGTTGTAAAGCAGATTAATCTTACAGGTTGGAATTCTTCTCAGGAAGCACGAGTGATTGATTACTTAGATTAAAAAATGACCTATAACTCTTGAcaactttttatttcttgctttttATTCTCTATTTttactcttctttctttcttttttagattagattggtttttattgtattttatgttgaaaactttcaattaagatactttggggaaaagtgccgtttgacctataaagccttaaatgactcaggatagcaatacctcaaggatcgcatctctccatatgaaccaatctGGACCCTGCtatcatcatctgaggcttttCCCTTGAGAAAGTGACAGCGCAAGACTGCAATGACTCTccttttgtgaaatgctctccccagggaagcctgCCTGGCAacttcgttacatatctttacgcacaagaaaaagatgtttctctataaccaggttATTGACTGATGTTTATTATAtactttgtgttctcattttgcatttttctgttgtgCATTTTTCTATAATCTTTGGCTGAAGGGtggaataaaaattaaataaagagctgtaataataaaatgaaatattttaatgGGATCATCCTAAGTGAGTACATGGAAATCAAGGCCCATTCTCTAACAGAAGCTTTCTGTGatcttggagggtatgtcacTCATTACTAATAAAAGATATTTGAATGTAATGGGCTTCAGTTAGGTCAGCTAGGCTGATTCTTTGTTGTTCTAATTAACTGTCCCTTGGTATTCAGTTCAGGCCTCAGTAAAATGATATAGCATTTGGGAAAAAAGATGCACCCCAGTAAGCCcaaactggaggccaagatggagaagatctccacagccaccatgtattttccttttgtgctcaggtaggttgggacaaaggacagccaaacactgcagaagatcAGCATGCTGAAtgtaatgaacttggcttcattaaagctGTCAGGCAACCTCCGAGCAAGAAAAGCCACAATAA comes from Podarcis raffonei isolate rPodRaf1 chromosome 13, rPodRaf1.pri, whole genome shotgun sequence and encodes:
- the LOC128398925 gene encoding olfactory receptor 11G2-like, yielding MELANETEVTEFILLGFGGGQVKRLLLLLFLTVLYVLTLAENLTIITLVVLDSHLSRLPMYLLLSTFSWLEMCYMSATVPRMLFDLVSPHGTISFQACFFQFYIFFSLGATECLFLSAMALDRYLAICHPLRYPQIMSQDACCALMAACWILGFLWNIVPVTVISRMSFCGSNIINHLLCDPGPLLSLARPPLGNGPLIHQVFVNVMVLGNLFCILLSYGTVVFTLMKTSNQGSRRKAFSTVSFHLVVVSIFYGSVAGVYLAAPGGESHSDVTKAATLFYTAITPFLNPLIYSLRNDQMKETAGRLLKRLEKWRCI